Below is a window of Gilliamella sp. ESL0405 DNA.
ATGGACGGATGCCATAAGGATCACGAAATGCGACTAAACCATGTCCAATAATCATTGCAACACATGCATAAGCACCTTTTATAATATTATGCAAATTATGTATTGCTGTGAAAATATTATCTGCACTGAGTGGATAAGTGGGAAACTTATCTAGCTCGCTGGCAAAAACATTAAGTAAAACTTCTGAATCTGAATTGGTATTGATATGACGTCTGGCAAGTTCGAATACTTTATCACGCAGTTGATCAGTATTAGTTAAATTACCATTGTGAGCCAGCGCAATGCCGTAAGGGGAGTTGACATAAAATGGCTGGGCTTCAGAGGGACTGGAGCTACCAGCAGTCGGATAACGAATATGCCCAATACCTAATTTGCCTTGTAAACGCTGCATATGATGTTCTTGAAACACATCTTTAACTAAACCATTTGCTTTGCGCAGGCGAAAACGATTTTGCTCATCGATAGTCACAATACCGGCCGCATCTTGCCCCCGATGTTGTAAAACCGTCAGGGCATCATAAATTGATTGATTAACAGTGCTACATCCTACAATACCTACCACACCACACATACGATGCTCCCTAAGACTTACTGTACTAAAAATGAAGACGATTGTTGGATAAAATCAAAAAACCACCGAATAATAAAATGGAAGTGTGGAATTAATTGTGATTGAGTCCAATATGGTGATTGGGATAAAGGCGTAAAGGTATCGACAAAAAAGAGTACTGCCGCTACCACTAAAATGCCACGCAAAACCCCAAAACAGATACCTAACACACGATCAGTTCCCGACAGTCCGGTTTTTTGAACTAATTGAGCGATGATATAAGAAACAATCCCACATACAATTAATGTCGCAACAAAGAGAATAGCAATTGCCACCGCAATACGGATAATATCGCTTTCAAAAAAGGTGAGATAGCCAGTAATATAGACATAAAAACGGCTAGCAATAAAAAACGCTAAAACCCAACTGATTAATGATAATGCTTCACGAACAAAGCCCCGCACTATACTAATCAAAGCGGAAAAAACAATCACACCGATAATCGTAAAATCAACCCAATTCATCATAATAACTCACAATTTTATTTAAATAATTTTTATTTTAATTACAGTCAATACCCATAATGGGTATCAGAAAATTTTAATTAGGGACAATAATACCTTTTAACTTTGTTAAATTATTTAAGCTACTAATGACTTGCTCTGCTTGTTCTTTTTTAGCATAAGGCCCCACTTGTAGTTTAATCAACTGATTTGGTTCGGGATTTTTAGGTATTACTATTACGTTATAATTATTAAGTCTTAATAAAGCAACTAACTCTTCAATTTTTTGTCTATTTTTAAGCGCAGTTAGTTGTATCATGTACGGTTTAACTTCTTGCTCAGTCGAAGTTGTAGTCGATGTTGCTGTAGAAGAATCGGTATTATCATCGGTAATATCAGACGGCGGTATTGAGTTGAGATTTTGGTCTGAATCCGGCGTGTATGACACATCATAATTATTAGTCACATTATTATCGGTAAATGTCACTTCTTGATTCTGCTGATTGACAACTTCGGGCTGTAATATTGGGATAGTTGAAGTGTGTTGATTCGATTTATCTGTAATAATTAACGGCGCAACCGCTGCAATTATAAGCAGTAATGTTGCAAAACCCACAAGCTGATTTCTAATTTTATTTTGATTGCTGTTATTGTTTTTTTGATTTTTAGTCATAATAAAAGTCACTTAACAGTCAAATTCAGCTAAAACATCTGATACAGTATAGAATGAACCACAAACAACAATAATATCATCTTCTTGTGCATCTTGCACCGCCTTTTGATAAGCATCAATGACGGTATCAAACGTCAAAATATTGTGCTCATGATTGTTTAATAAATAGTGT
It encodes the following:
- a CDS encoding CvpA family protein, with the protein product MNWVDFTIIGVIVFSALISIVRGFVREALSLISWVLAFFIASRFYVYITGYLTFFESDIIRIAVAIAILFVATLIVCGIVSYIIAQLVQKTGLSGTDRVLGICFGVLRGILVVAAVLFFVDTFTPLSQSPYWTQSQLIPHFHFIIRWFFDFIQQSSSFLVQ
- a CDS encoding SPOR domain-containing protein, producing MTKNQKNNNSNQNKIRNQLVGFATLLLIIAAVAPLIITDKSNQHTSTIPILQPEVVNQQNQEVTFTDNNVTNNYDVSYTPDSDQNLNSIPPSDITDDNTDSSTATSTTTSTEQEVKPYMIQLTALKNRQKIEELVALLRLNNYNVIVIPKNPEPNQLIKLQVGPYAKKEQAEQVISSLNNLTKLKGIIVPN